ggtgttcCATTGATGTTTTCTTGCGTGTTCATAATCTGAGCATGCTGGTGTTTGATTTACTGTTTAGCTCTACACAATGAAGAAATGCCATCTGATGTATCATTTGGTTCAATCGTATCCAGTAGGACAGTTCTGTTGGCCTTGGTAGTATTCTACACGTTATTGCCCCTTGTCAGCTGACGAACGGTCACGGCGACGCTATAGTCCACTCCACAGCCTTTTGAATCAATCACTTGTGTGCTCCGATCCGAACATTTTGCTGCAAATTTTGGCGAAGGAGCAGGTGTGTTTCAACCTCATTTCCAATTCCAAGTAAGCCCATAGACACTCACCACTACAGGTAGCGGCAGATGTGCGATCGTGTCAGGCTATGACACCCACTATGCAGCCCAACTGTCTAGCAGTGCCAATGGCTTCAGTACCATCCATATAACGCAGACACTCGACACCGTTGTTGGCAATACATACAAGTTCTCGAATTTCTACAGGGTCATGGCAGGGAATATTGCCAGCACCATGATGTGTACTTTTGGTGAACGTTTCTACACTGTCAGCCTGAGCTCGTCACAATAGAATATTTGCTTGCGTATTTTGACCAACTACATTGCAACTTCATCGTCCGTGACGCTGGCTTGTGCTCTGATTTCCCCGCTATCGGCTTCCATTGTCTTTTACAGGCTTGTCTTTTAGATGCTGATGCTTCTTTtcattgtttttttttaaaaacaTTTGATCTGGAACTCACTCCCCCACCCCTATGCCTTTTCTTTCCCATCAATGGCACTGAACAGTGATAGCCAACAATCTACTGGGAATCCTATGAAGCTAGATAAAGATAAAGATATCCAGGGGTTTCCAAGTCCAGAACTGTGTTTTGATTGGCGAGATACCGCAGAGATGTTGCCAACTCTTGGTTATGTCTAGTGCTCAAACAGCCCTAACTTCCCTTGGAAATTTGAATTAAATAACCATCCGAACTTTCAGTTTATCACTCTGTATAATCTCCGCCTCTCTCTCAAGAAACTCTTCCATATCCCAAGTCACAGATATATACCGTGCCGCCAACCACTCCCGCCTCCGCTCAGTCAAAAACACAAGCTTATCCGCACAAAGTCTCGGCGTCTCTGTCAACACAACCTGCCTCTCCAACGGCAGCCGCTTTCCCATATCAGTCGGCACCCCGCCGGGATGCACAGCAAAAGTCAGAATACCATCCGGGCCATGATCGACATGCAGAAACTCCGTCCATCGCTGGAGGGCAAGCTTGCTGGTCTGATACGCCGAGCCACCGGGAGCTATCAGATGCGCCGCAATGCTACTGAGATTGACAACGATCTTTTCCCCTCCCTTTACCAAAATCTGTGGTAGAAAAGCCCGCGTGACAAGATATGGTCCCCGGACATTGACATTCCAGGTCCGCCACCACTCTTCCGGGTCGCTTTCGGCGATCTTAGCGCGCTTCTCTAGATACCCCGCGTTATTGATCAGGATGTCGAGACGCGGGAATGCTTCGTTGACTGTTGCAGCGGCGGCTGTGACAGATTTCTCGTCTGTCACGTCTAACGGCACGACTACTATCTGCGGCACGGGCTTCCCTGCTGCGGAGGCTGCCTCGCTAAGGGATGGGGCGAGTCCGGTCAGATTGGTTCTTGCGCCGACGGCGATGCCGGCGCAGCCTGCGCGACTGTAAGACAGTGCTGTTTCTCGACCGATGCCCTTTGATGCTCCCGTGATAAAGATGTACTTGGACGAGAGATCTCGTTTGGTTGGGTCGATTGCGGGATAAGTGTCATGATGAGTACGGGATGTGAAATTGTATCCTATGGCCGTATAGCGGGGCTTAGGTCAGTCTTTGCTCTGTGATCGAGAGAGGGGTTGGGAGAAAATGCTGGCGGACATACCGGTATGGTCTGCTTCTGCCATGATtgctctatgttgtataccaAGAGAGTGATAGACGTGCGGGGATGTGGTAGCTCTTCTCTGAAGATAAGGCGACGAAGATCTACAGTTATCTGAATTTCGTCATTTAACAAACGATCACGATAGTTCGGTGTTTACTCAATAGTTTCGGGGTCGTGGTGGGGCCCGCGCCGAGGGGCGCTCCCGGGCATTTGGACGGAGTCCGAACAACCTCACTAATCATGAGATCAACCCCTTTATAATCAGCAAAGATGCGGCATTTTGTTTTAATATCTCGTGATGTAAGGGTTTATCGGGGAGCTTAAGCAAGGAACAACGCTTTTTGTCTTGGGATTTGGTGATAAATCAGTTCTCAGAGTGACTGGGAAGAAGTATGAATCAAATAAAACGAGCTAGCAGAAGACAAGGATTAAAAGCCCTCTGTATTTATATAGAATCTTTCTGATTATGCCAGATTTCATAGCCTTAATTCTAGCGTCAAAAGAGGGAGACTtttcaaagaaaaaagacATCTAGAAAGAATATCGAAGAC
Above is a window of Penicillium digitatum chromosome 2, complete sequence DNA encoding:
- a CDS encoding 2,4-dienoyl-CoA reductase, putative encodes the protein MAEADHTGYNFTSRTHHDTYPAIDPTKRDLSSKYIFITGASKGIGRETALSYSRAGCAGIAVGARTNLTGLAPSLSEAASAAGKPVPQIVVVPLDVTDEKSVTAAAATVNEAFPRLDILINNAGYLEKRAKIAESDPEEWWRTWNVNVRGPYLVTRAFLPQILVKGGEKIVVNLSSIAAHLIAPGGSAYQTSKLALQRWTEFLHVDHGPDGILTFAVHPGGVPTDMGKRLPLERQVVLTETPRLCADKLVFLTERRREWLAARYISVTWDMEEFLEREAEIIQSDKLKVRMVI